The Candidatus Amarolinea dominans genome segment GGATATCGCAACGCTGGCCAAAGATGTAGCCCTGTTCCTTTCCCCCTTCCTGCCCTACCTGCTCAAAGCAGGAGAAAAGGCCGCCGAGGAGGCCGGCAAGAAGCTGGGCGGCGACGCGTGGGAGCGCTAAAGGGCTGTGGAGCAGGCTGCGGCCGAAAGTCGAGGCCAAGTCGGCCGCCCAGGAAGCCGTGGCCGACGCCGTCACTGAGCCGGAAAATGAAGATGCCCAGGCGGCCCTACGCCAGCAACTGCGCAAGCTGCTGGCCGAGGATGATGATCTGGCGAGAGAGATCGGGCAGCAGTGGGCTGCCGCGCAGGCGGCAGGCGTGACGATCATCGCGTCAGGCGACCGCGCCGTGGCCGCGCAAAATATCACTGGCAGCACGATCGTCACCGGCGACCGCAACACGGTGCAGAGCGGCAAGTACAACATCAAGATTGACAAGGCATCGGGCCTGGCCATCGGTGACGGTGCCCGCGTCGAACAGCATGGCGATCCAGGGGAGGCCCAATGACAGCAAGCTCGTGGAGGACATGATGAGTACTCAACCAAGTAGTTTTGTGCAACTCGGGCGCGTCGAGATCTTCGTGCATGCAGGACGTATAGACGGCGATATCACACGGTGTGGCGCTGAGGTCCTGGTGAGCTCGGCCGGCACGGATGGCTCGATGCAAAGCGGCGTCTCGGCCGCCATCAGGGTGACCGGTGGAGACGAAATCGCCGCACAACTTCAGAAGCACAAGCCTCTGATCCCGGGTACGGTCGTCGTTACCGATGCTGGGAAGCTGGCCGGGGCAAAGTACATCTACCACGCAGTAATCGTCGGCTGGGGTCAGGAGCGCCGAGTACTTCAGGCTGATGTTTGGCGTGCCGTCACTACCTGCATGGACATCGCACGTCTGACAGGCATGTCAAGCATTGCATTTCCGTCCCTGGGTACTCTGCACGGTGGCGCCGACAAATTCGAAACGCACTCGACAATGGCAGCAGCCTGCTTGCAGGCTTTGGGTCAAGGCAGCAGGCTGCGGCAGGTTCACTTTTGCTTCAACTACCCCCCAACGGCGGAAGTGTTCAAGAGAGCATTCCTGCAGCAGCAGTTGATGAGAAACATCCAGGCGCTGGAAAAGGGGCAGTGGCACGATCAGCAGCTTGAGACCGATCTGGCCAAACTCTGGCCCTTACTTACAGATGTCAGGTTCGGCCTGAGGCACTTGAAGGAGTTGGTCAGCACACTTGAGCGCACCCCGAATGCTCAAGAAGCCCGTACACTTATCCACGATGTCTCGAATAGTATTGTTGTGATCGGCGACCGCAACACGGTGCAAAGCGGCAAGTACAGCATCAAGATTGACAAGGCGTCGGGTCTGGCCATCGGTGATGGCGCGCGCGTGGAGCGATCAGGCGACGACGTAGAGAGATGAACATCTCAGCGAAGGAGGCGGGCCCATGACCGAAGCTGCCAAGTACCAGGTCACCATACACGGGAACGTTTACGACCTCGCCATCGGCGACGGTGCGCAGGTGATCTCGACCGGCCCGCGCGAACGAGCAGCCCCACCGTTCATGGCGCCGCCGCCGCCGCCGCAAGGAATTCTGGGCCGCGATGACGATCTGACGCGCGTCTTCGATCTGCTGCAACTGGGTGACACGGAAGCTGCCGATGTTCCGCCGGTTGCCTTGCGCGGGTTGGGCGGCATCGGCAAGACGACCCTGGCCGCAGCGTTGGGCCGACTGGCGATCATGCCCGAACGCTTCCCCGATGGCGTGCTATGGGCAGCGCTCGGACCGCAACCGACCCTGCGCATCCTGCTGGATGGCTGGGGCCGCGCGCTGGGCGTGGACCTGCTGCCGGAACGCGACGAGACCGCCTGCCGAGACCGCTTGCGGGCGGTGCTCTATCGCAAACGTACCCTGCTCATCGTGGATGATGTGTGGGAGGCCGCGCACGGCAGTTACTTCACGGTGGCCGGCCCGCACTGCCGCACGCTGATCACCACGCGTGAGCCGCCGGTCGCCTACGCCCTGGCCACCCGTGACCGCACACTACGCGTGGACGTGCTCAAGCCGGAGGCTGCACTGGCGTTGCTGCGTCGCCTTGCCCCAGAAGCCGTGATCGCCGACGAGCGCAGCGCGCAGCGGTTGTGCGAGCGGCTGGAGTATCTGCCGCTGGCCCTCACCCTGGCCGGTCGGCTCCTGGCGGTCGAGGCCGACGTGCCGGCGCGCATGACACGGCTGCTCGGCGAGTTGATCGAGCAGCGGGATGCCCGTCTGACGCTGCTCCAGGCCGAAGGGCGGTTAGAATTGACGGAGGATGAGCCGGTTTCGCTGCAAGCCATCCTCGGCATGAGCGTCGCCCGGCTGGATGGGACCGACCAGGAGCGCTTCGCCATGGCCTCGGTCTTCGGCGGCGACCCGCTGACCTGGGAGATCAACGCGGCGGCTTACGTGTGGGAATGTCCGGTGGAGGAGGCCGAAGCCACAATCTCCCGCTTCATCCAGCGCGGCCTGGTTGAACGCCGCGGGGCGCGTTATTGGATGCACGCCCTGCTGGCGGATTACGCGGCGGAGATGATGGAGGGGATGGGGTTGTGAGGTGATGAGTGCAGCTTGGCGCAGGCATCTGGACTACATCTTGATGAACATGCAAGCTCGCCGCGGCGACCCGGCCTGGTTTGAGTCCGAATGGCCGCAGATCGAGCGTGCATGGAAGGCCGGTCAAGACTTGGGTGATGCGAGCACTCTGCTCGTCTATCTCAACGCGGCGCTGCCCTCGATGGCGCCGCTGGGACTGTGGACGACGGTCATCGCCTGGATCACGCAGGGTTTGCCCTGGGTGCAGGAAGCCGGCAACAAGCTTCGCGAAGGCGTGTTGCTGGAGAATCTGGGCTACTCCCATTTCTTGCGTGGTGACAGAGAGAAGGCATTGGCGATCTATGAGGAGGCACTGGCACTCGCGGAAGCATTTTCCGGCCAGGTCTACACAGGCGCTCTTCTCGGCCGCGTAGGCGAGCTGTATGCGGCAATTGGCCAACCCCAACGCGCGCTGACCTATTTGCAGCGGGCCGTGACCATCGCCGATCAGGCCGGCAATCGCAAGGACGCAAGCCAATGGCTGGACCGCTTGGGGCGGGTGTATGCGGCGTTGGGCCAGAATCAGAAAGCTGCCGACTGTCTCGAGGAGGCGCTTCAACTGGCGCGTACCATCGGCCACCAGGGCCTCGTAGGTTCCGCACTCGGCAACCTGGCTAACCTCTATCTGGACGCTGGCGATCTCGACCGGGCTGTCCCACGCCTGGAAGAGGTGCTCCAGATCGCGCGAGAAAGCGCGGATCGGCACGCCGAGGCAACGGCGCTGATCAACCTGGCACTGGCACGTGGGATGGCTGGCGATATCCGCGCTTGCATCGAGGCCTACGAACAGGCGCTCGATATAGCCCGACGAATCGGAGACCGCGACAATGAGAGCACATGCCTGGGTGGATTGGCTGGAGCATATCGGATAATGGGTCGAGTCTCGACAGCCATGCACTATGTTGAGCAAGCTTTGAGGTTGGCCCAGATGATTGGCGATGCGGACGGCGAGATGTCGTGGCTGAGCGAGTTAGGAACTCTGTGTGGGCTGGTCGGTGAGAATGATCAGGCGCTTGCTCGCTTTCAGCAAGCGCTGGCGCTGGCGAGAGGCGCTGCGAGCAGCCCTTGGCACCAGGAGACGATCCTGGGCAACCTCGGTAACTTCTACCTCACCCTTGGTCAGATCGCCGAAGCGCGTAAGTGCTTCGAAGAGGCGCTGCCCCTGGCCCAAGAGATCCAAGATCGTGCCGGCCAATGTGCTTTGACCGAGGGGTTGGCCACGACCTATGCGGAAACCGGTGACCGGTTGCGTGCCGCTGAACTCTATCAACAGGCGCTGGTGCTCGCTCGCCAGATTCCAGACCGCAGACGAGAAGCGAGCCTCTTGAGCAATCTTGGAACAATCCTTCTCGCGATGAGCGATCTGGAAGGCGCCATAGCTAACCAAGAGCAGGCTCTGACGATTTTCACAAATCTCGACGATCTACGGTCAGCCAGCATGGTACTCAGCGCATTGGGCAACGCGTATCTCGCCGGTGGTGACCTCGAACAGGCATTAACCCTCTATCGCCGGGCCGTTGATGTCGCGCGAGAGTCAGAAGATTGGCGCTCAGAAGCAACCGGCAGTTGGAATCTCGGTATGCTGCTTGGT includes the following:
- a CDS encoding tetratricopeptide repeat protein — its product is MMNMQARRGDPAWFESEWPQIERAWKAGQDLGDASTLLVYLNAALPSMAPLGLWTTVIAWITQGLPWVQEAGNKLREGVLLENLGYSHFLRGDREKALAIYEEALALAEAFSGQVYTGALLGRVGELYAAIGQPQRALTYLQRAVTIADQAGNRKDASQWLDRLGRVYAALGQNQKAADCLEEALQLARTIGHQGLVGSALGNLANLYLDAGDLDRAVPRLEEVLQIARESADRHAEATALINLALARGMAGDIRACIEAYEQALDIARRIGDRDNESTCLGGLAGAYRIMGRVSTAMHYVEQALRLAQMIGDADGEMSWLSELGTLCGLVGENDQALARFQQALALARGAASSPWHQETILGNLGNFYLTLGQIAEARKCFEEALPLAQEIQDRAGQCALTEGLATTYAETGDRLRAAELYQQALVLARQIPDRRREASLLSNLGTILLAMSDLEGAIANQEQALTIFTNLDDLRSASMVLSALGNAYLAGGDLEQALTLYRRAVDVARESEDWRSEATGSWNLGMLLGQQGNFQDAVGFLRRAVALEQIHGHSNAPVHAAVLNQVEALLEESNEA
- a CDS encoding macro domain-containing protein, producing the protein MMSTQPSSFVQLGRVEIFVHAGRIDGDITRCGAEVLVSSAGTDGSMQSGVSAAIRVTGGDEIAAQLQKHKPLIPGTVVVTDAGKLAGAKYIYHAVIVGWGQERRVLQADVWRAVTTCMDIARLTGMSSIAFPSLGTLHGGADKFETHSTMAAACLQALGQGSRLRQVHFCFNYPPTAEVFKRAFLQQQLMRNIQALEKGQWHDQQLETDLAKLWPLLTDVRFGLRHLKELVSTLERTPNAQEARTLIHDVSNSIVVIGDRNTVQSGKYSIKIDKASGLAIGDGARVERSGDDVER